The following are encoded together in the Lactuca sativa cultivar Salinas chromosome 1, Lsat_Salinas_v11, whole genome shotgun sequence genome:
- the LOC111909388 gene encoding probable purine permease 10, giving the protein MKEAEELVGNTVETQLDGGGGSSKIIQYKWWIQITIFTVFTLSGQSVGAMLGRLYFTKGGNSKWMTTLVQTVGFPLIIPFIFLFSPSKNSSEVTNKPSWSTLVILYTTLGTFVAADCMLYTFGLKFLPVSTYSLICASQLAFNALFSYFLNGQKFTPFIANSLVLLSFSSTLLVFQSNYEETGKISRNKYIVGFVCTVAASAGYALMLSLTQLAFQKILKSTSYKVVFDMAVYQNMIATIGILMGLFASGEWKKIKEEMMGFESGRVSYIMNLVGTTISWQVFSIGCVGLIFKVSSLFSNVISTFGIPIVPVLAVMFFDEKMNGVKMISMLLAIWGFLSYIYQHYLDDLKEKKSVKLVNHDLEVNLTERSMIIQ; this is encoded by the exons AAACTCAATTAGATGGTGGAGGAGGCTCCTCAAAGATTATACAGTACAAGTGGTGGATACAAATAACAATCTTCACTGTGTTTACACTCTCCGGCCAATCAGTCGGAGCAATGTTAGGAAGACTTTACTTTACCAAAGGTGGAAACAGTAAATGGATGACAACACTTGTTCAAACTGTTGGATTTCCACTAATCATCCCATTCATCTTCCTTTTTTCACCTTCAAAAAATTCATCGGAGGTCACCAACAAACCCTCTTGGAGCACCCTTGTGATTCTTTATACAACTCTCGGCACATTCGTGGCTGCAGACTGTATGTTGTATACTTTTGGACTCAAGTTTCTGCCAGTTTCAACGTACTCATTGATATGTGCGAGCCAACTTGCCTTCAATGCCTTGTTTTCATACTTCCTTAATGGTCAAAAGTTCACTCCTTTCATAGCTAATTCGCTTGTTTTGCTTAGTTTTTCGTCTACGCTACTTGTGTTTCAAAGTAATTATGAGGAGACTGGGAAAATATCAAGAAACAAATACATTGTTGGTTTTGTATGCACAGTCGCTGCTTCTGCAG GGTATgcattaatgctttctttaacaCAACTTGCATTTCAAAAGATTTTGAAATCTACAAGTTACAAGGTGGTATTTGATATGGCGGTGTACCAAAACATGATAGCCACTATTGGAATTCTCATGGGGCTATTTGCTAGCGGTGAATGGAAAAAGATAAAGGAAGAAATGATGGGTTTTGAATCTGGAAGGGTTTCATACATAATGAATCTTGTAGGGACAACTATCTCATGGCAAGTTTTCTCGATTGGTTGTGTGGGTTTGATCTTTAAAGTTTCATCTCTTTTCTCGAATGTTATTAGCACTTTTGGTATCCCAATTGTGCCAGTTTTGGCAGTAATGTTTTTCGATGAAAAGATGAATGGGGTGAAGATGATTTCCATGTTGTTAGCAATATGGGGGTTTCTCTCTTATATCTATCAACATTATCTTGATGACTTGAAAGAAAAGAAAAGTGTTAAACTTGTAAATCATGATCTTGAAGTTAATCTTACGGAAAGAAGCATGATTATTCAGTAA